One stretch of Thermococcus sp. DNA includes these proteins:
- a CDS encoding DUF424 domain-containing protein has protein sequence MIYVKVYRTQGEVLLAACDEELLGKTFREGEIKLEVKERFYKGELVEEDALESLLADATIANLTGEHCVSKAVELGYIDRNRVLYVDGIPHAQMARLFF, from the coding sequence GTGATATATGTTAAAGTCTATCGCACTCAGGGTGAGGTTCTTTTGGCGGCATGCGACGAGGAACTGCTTGGGAAGACATTCAGGGAGGGTGAAATCAAGCTCGAGGTCAAAGAACGATTTTACAAAGGTGAACTCGTGGAGGAGGATGCATTGGAAAGTCTCTTGGCAGATGCAACCATAGCCAACCTTACGGGAGAGCACTGTGTCTCGAAAGCCGTTGAGCTTGGCTACATTGATAGGAATCGAGTGCTCTACGTGGATGGGATTCCACACGCTCAGATGGCCCGGCTGTTCTTTTGA